GAAAGCTATCCTGGCTAAGGAAGGAGTTTCACAATGGATTCAAATGCAAAAACCATGTATGCAAGAGGTGGAAAAAAAGGATAGctatggaggaggaggaaggaagcacTGCTTAGGTACTGAAGGACAAAATCAGAAAGGCCTCTCAGAGCCCAGCTGGAGCAAAAACTTGCATGGGATAGGATGGGTGACAAGAAGAATTCTATAATTATCCTAGCAGCCAGTCCAGGGAAAATACAGGTCTGCTGAGGAATGGAGGATAAACTAGTGATGGATCCTGCAGCCTTAGaagaggctgaggtactcaaagCCTTCCTTGCAACAGCCTGTAGAAGCAAAACCTGCTCCCAGATCTCCAAACATCTCATAATGGTTTGGAAAGTTGAGGGACAGCCAGGAGTGGGGCAGCACAGGTTCAGTACTACTTAGGGAGCCTGGATGTATCACAGTGCATGGGATTGGATAGGATACACTTCAAAGGTGCTGGGATACATCTGAAGCTGCTGAAAGAATTGCATGATGTGATGATGGGCTGCAGTCTTTCATCTGTCATCCCTGACAGCTGGAAAAAGGGCAATATTGTGCCCAACTGGACAGAAAGCAAACAGGATGACCTGGGGAATTCCAGACCAGCCATCCTTACCTCAGTAGCACGTCCTGCTGGCGCCCAGCGCCAAACGTGCAAGGGACAAGAATGTGATCAGGAAAGGTTAATACTGATTTACCGAGGGAAAACTGactgccttttaaaatgaaaggaccGGCTATATGGATTAGGGGGGAGAGATTGGTGTGGTATACTTTGACTTGAGTTACACTGTAAgtactgtctcccacagcatactcctttggaaggaggaggaggtatGGCAGCAAACCACTGCTCAGCATACTGGGAAATGGGAAGATGTAAAATATCCCAGTGAAGGAGAATGACACTACCAGTAGACTAGCTCTTCCTCATTCCAAGTGGGTGTCCTGGCAATGTGACATTGCCCAAAGAGTGCCCTGGGCAACCCGTCACACTCTTCAACGCTGACAGAGGGTAGAATACATCAGAAAGACTAAGCGCAGCACCTACACCAGCTGATTGTCCATTAAAACATTCTGTAGTGCTGAAGGTTGAACTGGAGGCAGAGGAAAAGCTAGATAGACTGTACAAAGCCATAACCAACTGACCAAATATTAGCAGATTTCTCCCAACCTTGTCTTAAGCAATATTTGGAAATGGAAGAAGCATCCCACATCTATTGCCACCACATACTTCTGATGTTCTGCTGATGCACATCCActaaatgttgtttttcttgagctTGTAATTTTAGGGATGCATTTGTCCATGAAACATTTGGCAGCTCCATGAGGTCAGAGGATATGTCAATGGAGAATTCATAACCAGGGAGACAGAGTGAGGAAGAAAGGCTTCACACTAGCTTCAGCCCATGCATAATGGTCACAGGCTATTCCTTAAGAAAAATCCAACAATGCAACTATCTAGGCACAAGCTTCTGGGTCCACTAGCCTGTTATGGTACAGTGATGGCCATGGTGGGGCAGCCAGCAGGATGCTTCAGTGCGGAAAGCAGGAACTAAGATAGCAGGCCATACAGGTTGACTAGCATTTTTCTGTGTACTGGGGTGTGGAACAGGCTAGAGCAATACTAGAAGAGGTGGGTCAGACACTGTGAGGTAGAAGGGCAAAGGGCAGCATGCCAATATCTGCAGGTTAGTATGGATCTGGAATGACCGGAGATGGGACTCCATAGTAGCTACTGGTCCATTTTCTGACCCACGTGACAGGGTGCTTCAGAGAATAAGGCATTGTTGTTTCCTTACAGCAAAGAAACCCTATGCTCAGATTTCTGTTCCAGTCCACTGAGAATGAGGAGCTGGCATTAAAAGCACAGACAGGAAATATGGAGAGGAGGGAGCTTATGGCTCCCAGTTCTAGGGTGATCAAGGTAAAATGGAAAATCCCAGGTAGCAGGAATATTTTGGAGGAACATTcgattttaaaaggcaaataggGAGAAGGAGACAGAGCAGGGTGATGTCCACAGTGTTGAGACCTCCCCACAATTCACTCATAAAACCCTACCACCTGTCCCTCTTAAGCTTCCCTTCCAGAAACACCATTTTTCTTCATGATCAGCACAGATCTAGCTGCTGAGAACTCACGTCCAGTCCCTCCTCACCTCCTGAGACACTGTTCCCTCTCTTCCCATGAGACTACTGGTCACACCACAGCCACCTACAGCATTGAACCCTAACAGTGCGGCGTTGGCACTGAGGCTGGGAGGGATGGTAACAGGCCACGTGCAGCTGGTCTTTGTGTCTCTCAGTGTGATTGATTCCTCTGTTGTCTCGTTTACCTCCTCCAAGAGGACATGGGCACCTCTCAGTCTCCAGAGTTCTGTAAGAAAAGAGATATAAAAACAGTTCTGAGAGTTTCATACCTGTCTGTCAAGGTTTCTTTGTGGATCAAGGGGGCAGACAGAGCAACATAATTTCAGATGATGTTATTTCAAAAAACTGGGAGAGATGGAAAGTCTGGTTTAAACACTCCAGCTACCTTGGCCTGCACTTTTAATGCCCTACCCTGTGTAAGTAATCAAGCACACTGTATGTGTGCAACCAAAGTGTTCACACCCACAAACCatacaaaagggttttttttatctcAGAAGAAAGACTTGGCCTCTAATATGTGCGTAAACTGGGTTTTGCAGTGTTGATGGGAAACCACTTCAAACATGGTTATCATGGCTACGCTCCAGAACCTTTCTGGGAGCACCCAGCTCTGAGAGCCTGGGAGCAGGGGACACGTCACCTTTGGCTCCCAGACCTTCTCAGTCAGGCGgcacctcctgcagccctttGCACTGGCACCAGGCAGAGTGCAACCCCCTTCCCTCGCGCCCCTCTGGCACCACCTCGCCCTTCCACGCCAGGCAGCCTAAGGGGATGAGGAACCACAAGCCGTGCTGTGCCTCCACAGCGCCCTTGGTGTGGGGGCACCGCACCAGCGAAAACGCCCGGTGTCTGCGCATCTGGTGCCAAGCGAGTGCATTTGGGTGTGACCATTCGTGTGTCCCTTTTGGCCGCCGGTCTGGCAAGAGCTTCCAGGGAACTGAATTGTGTCCCACCCGCTCTCCTGCACCACTTCGGGTTGCAGTGGCTGCTTCTGGCTCCCAAGAGCTGTTGGCATTTCCAGgcacctttccctccctcccaaccCTCTCAGCAGAGTTCACTCCTTTAAGGCTTCCCACCAGCTTTAGATTTTCTCCGTCTCTCCTTTTAAAGTGTTATTAATTCAGTCTGACCCTTCCTTAAGCAGGAGAAAATGTGCTCTCTCAGCGCTGTTTAGTTAACAAAAGGTTAAGGCccagccgaggaaaaaaaacccaaaactatcTTTTCATGAGCCACCACTGTGCACTAAATCTTTGCAAAAGCTGAATTCCTAGCCAGCCCTAGCGTCTGTGCTTTGGCTGCTCTGTCCTCACACACACAGCCAGGCAGGAGGTGGACTTTCCATAAccaaggaaaaatgtatctcTCTGTTtacttctacttctttttttttttcttcttcttctttttgttcccttttttttttggtattttttggcTTTAATTAcactaggaaaaataaatcaaacttgcTTACACAGCAAAATTGCCCTAGGCAATGTGTTTGGAAACACTGAAGCCTTCTGCTAATACaatgcttttaactttttttgttgttctgacCAAAGCATTACAACATACACCGTTACCTATGAGCTATATAAGACCAGTGTGAATGTGGTTTTTGTGTCAGAACGAGAAAAAAGTCAAACAGACAAGCTGGTGTGATGCTGCTCCATTACTCCCAGAAAGTTTTGTCTGTGGCATGAAATAAGGAAGctagaaagcatttctttcaacGCTTCTGCACTGACAGTTTTTCTGAGACGGATGAGCCCCTGCAGATTTCAGTGCAGTGGTGGTACCTGTCCACACTGGGCTTTGCTGACGTTTGTCTTGGCCGGTGCTGTTTGTCAGGACCCTGTCTTGCATTACCTAACACGGTTAGGAATATGCCTTTATGGAAAGGCTGCTTCTGATACGCTGCTCTGCTAACTTCAGTCTGGATAAACCAGCTGTATTTTGCTGCCCATCATTTTTCCCTGGCTGTGGCACTAGATAGGCATTTTTAATGCCCTCCTTCAAACAAGCAGAACCCCAAATTTGTGGACCAAGAGATGAGGTCCCACTGCTAGGTCGGCTGTGGTTCTGAAATAGGTATTTGTTTCAGCTGCAAAGGTTCTCATGGGCATTCATGGTGGAGAGGACACCTGTATTTCCCTTTCCCTCAAGAACCGATGACCTCTTGCCTGTGAGTCATAAGCTACCAGAGTCCTACGAGGCTTCATGTTATTTGGCATGTAGCTCAAGGGCCCGTACTTTGGTGCTGTGGCTGTCGCCTTTTTACCACACGTCCTCTTTGGTCTTTCTCTTCCTCACTCTCTCACCTGCGTCTGTCAAAGTTCACACTCCTCTCTCTCAGGCCCTGTTCTGCCTTCTCACACCTCTGAATGCCTCACCTTCCTTCCAGATCTCAGGGGTTTTTTAGCTTGCATCTTATTCCTCCTTTCCTTGGAGGTCGGCAACCCACCGTTCTCTTTTTACTGATTGCTTCAGTACATCCTCATAACCTTCACTGTTTCCCTCGTGTATTCAGCCTCCTATGGGCTCTTCCATACATTGTAAACTTCTCCAGCCACACTGCTGCATACATATCCCTCCACACCTTCACCACTGCTCCCGGCTTTCATCCTTTCCTGGCTCTGCATCCCTGTGCTTTCCTCAGTGGAAGATTATCCTGGTGAGTCTGTCCTAAACCTTGTGAACTCTTTAGGTCATAGACTTGCATCATAGCCTAGACTCAAAGCAGAGCTATGAGGTTAAGACATGTCACTGAGAGCTTTGATCCATATCAGAGAGAGCACTTTGAAAGAAATAAGCAAAGCAGAGGGGAACAAAGATAGTCCAGACCCCAAAGTATTTAATGTATGAATACAAGTTAAAAACAAGATAATATGCAGTCTGGGTGACAATAGCAGTTGGTGACAGGAATATAAAGGAAGCAATAAACATCTGAGCACTTGATGGCAAATTTGTTCAtgatggagaagagaagaaaacaggatgaaaCAGAGACCAGAGCAGAGATGAAAGACTGGGTGATGTTTGATCAGGTTGATCATTGCGTGGATGACCAGTTCATGATCTGCAGTGATCCCACCCGGCATGCCACAGGGACTGGTGCACATTGTGACTGCCTTACACAAATCCATGTGACCATTTGCTAAACAAAAAATGGTTGTGCAACACAAGCAGAAAACAGACTTAGCAGGTCAGTCATGTGTCTATCAGACGTGCTGAAGCTGCGTCtcatggagaaggaaaagacaattCTTGTAAACACTGTGTATTTCGGTGGGGTATAGCAGAGAAACAAGGTTTACCACAGCAAGTGAATAGTTTTAAAAGTTACACAGCCTGCCTCCACTAGATATGGCACACTTTTAAGTAGCACCAATTAAACTGTGTTAGCAATAtattttaggaaacaaaataattttctttcctaccCTAAGCAAGCCTAATTTCCCGGAGTGCTGTCTCCTCCCAGCAGCATACTATGAAGACAACTGTCTCTTGTCTGGTATCTCACGTTGTAAAGACAGGACCAGGCTAAAGCGTAAGCATGACAGGCTAGAGCCATGTACCCCAGGTTTTCCAATAAGCGTTTCACGTGTCTTCAAAGAGtccttttcaaagtgaaaaaagcCTTGGAACTGTGTCCTTGGTCTGGTCTgcagaaagcctgaaaaaaaccaaTCAGAGAGGTGTAAAGTTTCTGTGCAACTCAATGTGTGTTTGATCGACCTGCTGGCAGGACCTTTCTCGTTAAGTGTACAGCAGGAGAAAAGGTTGTAGTGAGTCACCTCCTGCTGTTGCTCCATCGTGGCCCCATCACAATGGCGTCGGCAGAGTGTCCACATCTTCCTTCCCCTGAAATGAAACCGATGATGGTGCAGTCCCCCACCAaagtagcaaatgtcccttttTTGAGGGCTACTGTTTGAGGGCTACTTAGCAGCTTTGCTTGGAAGTAAGACTGCAGCATTGCTTGGACTCTCACTCGGCTACCTTCCCAAAGGAGAAGCATCCCCATGGTCTCCCCAGATACTGAGATGTCTGGAACTTAAAAAGAGCACAAAATCAGATATAAAGATCTGTGCACAGGGCACGCAGCAGTGAAATTTACCTccaataaaatgttttttcacatttcttcttACAGAAATGAATTGCTTTTCTTGTCTGGTACACAAATATGTTCATTAGAAATAACACATGCAAAAAGTGACAAATGTTGGCAGTGATGTTGTGACACTCCTTATCATGCTCCAGCCTGTAAAATGACACTGAAACCTTTGATGTGGTTGATGTCACTTGTGACTCTTGGGGGATCTTGTCTTGTCCACTCAGCAGTGGTTTCTCTCCTAGAAGGGTTCTCCAGTGATCTAGTTACTCATACACATCCCAGGACCTTCTGGTTCCACACATCAAGACTTTCCATGCCATTTGGGATTTTTCTGGTGATAACACCTCTGCCAAGCGCTGCTCAGATGGAAATGCACTGGAATGGAGATGGAATCCAGAGTGGTCCTGACCTGGCATGAACTCCACCTCTGCCAATAGTATGACATCTGAGAAGCTACTGAGAAGCTCACAGGTTTTGTAATGTAAGCTGCTGGGCAAAAAGAGGGGAAGTGGCAAAGGGAGAGGAGTTCCTCCAAGACTTATTCTCAGATTAAATGTTCACTTCCTTCAGTTATCACATTCTCTTTTTGTACtcccctgctgccttcctcccttccaTTTCAAGTCCAGTTAGGGATGGGATGCAGAGACTTGGGGTGTTCTGCTTCCCACCAGCTCCGAGTATACCCAAGAGGTAATGTGGGGATATTAGCAGGAAAAAAGCCCGCTGCAGCTAAACCTTAATCTCACACACTGATTTTCAGAGGCCTGTGCAATGCTTTGAAGGTCTCTGCAGTGCCACTTGCACACAGCAAGCCAGAACAAAGTTCTGAGGGTAGTCTCAAAGACATACCTGTCCAAGCTAGCTCTGCCACTCCTGCCACCCCTCTCAGAGTCGAATGACATTTTTGTGTGGGATTGTGGTGGCCGTAAGAAAGAACTGCCTACATGCTCACTTGAACATGATGAACAGTTTCAACTGAAAACAACCCATCTTCACGCATTCAAACTATTTAATTGcaaacagcttttccttttgaagcGTCCTtacaattttcagaaataaaataactgcaTCTACAACGAAGACTCATTCCCCAACCAAAAGTTTATCAAAAACTACACAAAACTTTAATTTAGTGCTCAATGAATCATGTGCTTTGGCCCTGAATGATTTTGCTCTCTGATTCCCATTTTGACACGAAAACAGAAACGTTAAGAGTTAAGTTTGACCTAGATATGCTTATGAGTTTGGAcggctgggttttctttttttcagctcagcCACAGTGTTGAAAAACAATCATACACAGCTTAGCCCAGAGCACTCCCCCGCTCTGAGGTTGGTTGGATGGCAAACTGCAAAACACAGGCATGGGCTATGAACATGCAGCAGTCAGTCACGTCAAGTTTCAGAAAGCCCGTACTGGCTCTGTGTTATGCTGAGCTTTTTCAGACTTTACATTATGCCCTACTGTTTCCTGGTTACTTTTGCAGTCTGCTGACTCTGGAGTTGTATTAGCCTGATTCTTCCTCTAGGGTGCCTTGCGTTCTGtcatcctttccttcctctcactTTCCTCCATCCTCTTTCTCTGAAGGGTATTTTATCTCCTTAACTTTTTGATGAACTGTTCTCATAGTTTCTGCCTGTGAAACACAGGTAGACTTGTAAGATGGTTGTAGGACAGGAAGAAGACTGAACTAGGACAAGAGCTTGTTGCCTCATGGCAATAGGTGGGTGCCCAGTCCTCCCAAGGCAAGAGAGTCACGGGTGAGAGCACCCCACAGACATGCCAGTGGGTCAGGAATGCCACGGCCCCTGGGGTAAGGGAGCAGCCCCTGGGGACTGGCCTCTCTCCAGGCGGTAGGGTTTCCTCTTCACCACCCTGCTACTTTCAGGCACCCAGTACTGAGCATACGCAGGCAAGATTTCTGAGGAGGACATTAAGGTCACTTGCCAGACAGAGGGAGCAAAGCGTCATTTACAGGGGGAAGGGCTCCCTCTTCACCTTCATGGCAGAGAAGTTGAGGACCACTCTCagaagggggcaggggcagaagtCTCAGGTGTTTTAGCCCTGGGCAGGATTTCTAAcctccagcctctcccctccAGTGACCAAGAAATACTGGGAAAGGATTCAGATGCAAACAAAAGCCAGAGGAGCCtatctttttagtttaaaaactctTGAGGAATAGTAGTAAGGGAAATTATTAAGGTGATATGCATGGAGGCTGAGAGAAATGGTCATTTCCACTAGAATAAAACAGCAAATGCAGGGTGCTGGGCTAGCCAGAAAGGTTGCAGGGCAGAAGTTGGGGACATTCCAGGATGTAGTCCCAGGCTGTGATAAAGGAGTAAGAAACAGAAGACCTACAGGGTAAAATCCAAAACAGATACTTAGttctataatttttattttaaaaacaggaaacaacCACATTAATAAGCATATAAAACCCATCCAAAATATACACAatgctgttacagaaaaaaacccaaagagataCATGTGAGAAAGACCTACACATTTCGGTCCAAGCCAACACACATCTCTGATGCACAGTATGGAATGCTTTTATGCATAGCCGTAGGGGGAATTTCCTAACATATAGATGCCCATATAGAAATTTCATGTCTGGAAGTGCTGGAGGGTCAAAGGAAGGGGACAAAAATCTGTATAACTGAGTCAAAATGTCAAAGTTTGGAAAGAAGTCATATATAATACTTCTGAGAATAAATATCTGGCACAGAAGCCCGATAGAAAGCTAGGGAAAACTGGATGTAATAGGATTGCATTGTGCAAAGCTGGTGTATTTAAAATGAAGTCACAGGAAGTATTTCACAGCAGCAAATTTTACTGATGTTTGCAACTGTTTCTCATTAGGGAAGGTAGAAATGTCATCACTCTAGTTACTGACAATGCCAGATACACGCCCCCAGAACATACATCAATGGGAACTGCTCTGAAGCAAATACGTTGTCAAGAAAGGTTGGGCTACCCATGCTACAACAATTTTGCTGAATTCCTACCTTTCTGAGCCTTTCTTCCTTTTACTCACCTTGGAATCTGTGGGCCTGCCTCTCTTCTAGGATATCCAGCAATGAACTCCAGCATGAGTTTGCAGGTAGACCCGAGTCTGATCAAGTCTGAAAACGCCGATCTTAGAGCAGTTTAAATTGGTACCTCTGTGCTACCTTTAGATAGCTTGCGCAGGTCTGGACAGACATGGGCCTGGAGCCTCTCTTGACAGAGCACTGCAGTCAGTGAAGCAAAGCTCCCACCCCTTGATTGCAAGTATGCCATATGTGCTACTTTTTGCCTTCCTGAACTGAACTGTGCTAGCTCGGCAGCAAGGGCAGGTGTATGCATACTCTCGATTGCCTAGCAGTGTGACAAGCAGGGAGACCAATATTTACTGTTGTACAATTATTGTCTCCCATATCCCTTTGAAGAGGCACTGTTACAGAGCTGTACACATCTACACAGCATGCTGCACACTGGTGAGCATCACAACATGCAGATCTTCCAGAGAGGACACATGGGGCAAAAACATTGGGCCTGCAACCAACCAGTGGACTGAGCACTACAGACCCATCACACTGCTAGGCTAGCAAGTTCCCGTAGCTCTGGTCTCTAGTCCTGCATCTCTACCTTCATGAACTTACATGCGCCATAACTGACCACACCTGTGTCCAGAAGGGTCATGCTACATGCCTGTCTAATATTTCTAAGAACAATTGctaagaaaatacagctttggaaaataatttttatcctcGCATACCTTTAAGTAACAATCTGCAGATTTCAGACTTTGACCTACTAGAATACAGCagagaagccaaaaaaaaaaaaaatcaagagaaggcTGGAAAAGTTACTTTCTGGTTTGTAATCACCACGCTCAATCGTCCCATACAATGCTTAACCATGACTGAAAATATAAACTAACAACACCCATTTGCTGCAATACCACTTTCCAATCAACACTTGGGAACAATATTTAAAATTGCCacccaaaaaatcccaaataacAGAGATTTTGGTGGTCAAACAAACATACCTCTTCTCACTAGTATGCAATTCTTTGAATTTCTTTCCAGAGGGCACAAATAACTTAAAGGTGATGTGCATAATTGGCTCTGTTGTACATACCATCCAAAATGCCCAATCTCCTGTTTAGTACCACATTTCTCCTTTACAGTCTTATTGCACCTCAAGTCTACAGCATCTTTTGTTAGAATAGCTATTTCTCTTAAACATCTTCAATTTCATTATCTGTACATTTTTGtacaccattaaaaaaataaatatttacaaagtgacatacaaataaataaactTAAGTAAAAGTATGCTTTCAGTCTGtctatacaaaaaaataaaagagcaggaaaaaatatGCATGTAACTTGGTCCCCTTTTTCCTGAGGCTGAAAAAAGTGCACACCGGATAGGAAAAAGCAAGGAGATGGCTTTTTGGTAGGCTTGTTAAATTCCAGTGTAACactgcgcgcacacacacacacagagtagaCTCAAAGGACCGGGGACTTGTTTAGTGGGTCACTTCAACTCACTACAAAAATAGTAATTAGATTCAAATACGTAATGGTCACTGCGTGCATAAGTATGTTAACCCCAAATAGCAATTATAGgtgagaaaagcaaaaatattgccAGCTTTCCTCTGTTCTCCTGACGTTTGTGACAGGGAAGATGAGATTATTTTTGCGAGCGCCAGATGCCTTCCAGTACTTGAAAATGGGATCACCCATATCAGATTTGCTTAATGCTGGTAAGCCTGGCAGAATGGGCGAGTATATGggtgcaaagaagaaaatagcagcaactgagggggggggaaaaaatgtcccAGTTCTCatggttttctttgcttattcCTTTAATGACTCTTTAAGCATGTAAGAGTCGAAGAAGGGATGTGTCATGAATCTTAGGCAACTTCTTTGTCAGGTATGCTGTTCAGCTCCACCATGGGGTTCTTCTCTACAGGTGATGTGGGGCTGGCTTCTGCTCGTCCTTCAAAGCCCCTGGAGATGTCTTCAAAAGTCCTGCCCTTGGTCTCTGGCACTTTGAAGAATGTGAAGACAAAGAAGATGACCAGGAAAACAAGGAAGATGAGGAAGACATAGGAGCCACATAGTTTCTGCAGGGAGGACAAAAGTAGgagtttttaatttgaaaagctcATAAACCTAAATACAAGGTCAGCAAGGACCTGCTGTTGACAGGTCAAAATTCTAACACCTTTCTCCAACAATGCCCTTACTGACTTTTTCtcaacacagtattttttaaaatgaaaacaggttCCTGTGGGCTTTTGAAATGCTTTAATGTTCCTGGGGGCGACCGAAATGGAGGCTTTTAAAGGGAAAGCCTTGATGTGTTAATTAAGATGGCTCTTCCAACTATTTATAAGCTACAAGCAATTAAGACAGCAGAATGTGAGGTCAGCCACAACACTCTCAACCTTCAGTTAACAATCAGAACACAGAATCAGGGACCTCTGGAAGACTGACCagccctctgctcaaagcagggacaaCTTCAAGGAGAGATCAGGTTGTTAAGGGTCATATAGTAATGTTTTGAAGTCTCcgaggatggagattccacaactaCTCTGGACACCTATTCCAAAGCTGCAGCACTCTCAGTGCTTTGCAAACTGGGTCCTTACCTCTGCATAGGGGAAGAGCATTCCCACCAAGAAATTAGAGGTCCAGTTGGAACAACCAGCCACTGCCATGGCTGCAGGCCGTGGGCCCTGGCTGAAGAGTTCTGCCACAATGAACCAGGGGATAGGGCCAGGGCCAATCTCAAAAAGAGCCACAAAGCCAAAAGTGGCAACAATGCTGATGTATCTGATCCACTTCACAATGTCCTGCAAGGGAACAAAACATGACCAGCTGCAATTTGAGGCAAACATAGCATAGCACAATGCTATCTCCAGTGTCGCAACGTTCTCAGCTGCATTGTGAACTCTGTGGCACAGTTTCCGCAGTTAGGAAGTTGCGCTCTCCACTGCATACTCAGCTCTAGCCCCAGCTGTACCTGCCTACAGGGCAGAATTGCAGGGCAAGGCAGATGCATAGTCTTACAGGTCCCCTGCTGGGGCCAGCCTGGAGAAGAACACCAATTACTCACCTTCAGAGCTAAAGCGACAGTCATAAGAATAGCACACACAGCCATGCCACCCAAACCAACTAAATGGAGGGTCCTGCGCCCTGCACGCTCCACCAGGAACAGCTGGAAAcatggcagaaggagaaaaaaaaaaaaatccatgacttTGGCAGCAAGAGCAGAAGAGGCTCCCTTGCTCAGTGTGCCCTGCACCTTTCTTTTATCTGCCTGTAGCCCTCAGTGCCAGTGGTGATCTCAGTGTGCAGGTTACCAGGCTGCTCCATCCTCGGcacaagtttttcctctctggttCTTGCTACTGCCTTCTCTTATCATTCTTTTCCCCCATGCACTCCTTTTCAACCCTCCCTTTCTTCTAAAAGGATAACAATacctctttctcccctcctctcttcccacaATGCTTTTAATGcattcttttctttgctcttatAGGCCATTGCCTAGCCCAACACTTTGCCACAGCCTGGCTACTTGTCTTCAGTCACATCTCCCAAAAAAGCCCAGGCAGACATGTTACCTCTCACCATAAGGCCCTGTTCCACTTACCGACACAACAGTGAAGACTGTGTTCACCACACCAGCTCCAATGGTGGCATACACAGGCTGTGTGATACCAGCTCTTTCAAAAATCCCTGTAGAATAATAGAATAcctgggaagagaagcaaaagttGGACACCGTCACAATTCCAGTGTTTGAGAGCATGCCTCTTGTTCCCTGCCTAATGGCTTGCAGGCCCAACAGGGAGTTTCTAAGAAGCACTCAACAGTATAAAACAGCATGCTTCCAGTCAAGGTTCATTCACTTGATGCAAGGCTGCAACGTCTTGCCGGGGTGTGTATGGGAAAAGTGAAAGCCAATATAATCTCTACTTTCCATCTTAGCAATCTCTGCAGTTATCACAAAACACAGTGACCTCCAGTCAAGGCGCAAAAAGGGGTTTTTGGAAGCACAGCTCTCTCAACACTAGTGGCAAGTGTTGCCAGAGACCAGGGAGGCCCAGCGGATGGGACAGGAAGATAACTCACAGCATTGATGCCTGAGAGCTGTTGGGAGAGCTGTAGCATGATGGCAATGATAATGGCTTGACGGTAGTTTGGAGAACGGAAGAGCTCAGGCacagttgctttcttttcctgggaCATTTTAGCACTCTCTTCTTTCATCTCCAGGATGTCTTGAGACACATCTTGTGTACCACGGAGCTTCTGGAGAACTGGAGGGAGGAATCAAAAAGTGCCAGGTATAATACACCCATGGCCAGTAGGTTCCCCACACCCTGCCCTGCTGTTTCAGGGAGGGCACACTGGGAAGACTGGACCATCTGCCAGTCAGCGTTTGGGC
This genomic interval from Calonectris borealis chromosome 1, bCalBor7.hap1.2, whole genome shotgun sequence contains the following:
- the LOC142088311 gene encoding solute carrier family 2, facilitated glucose transporter member 3; the encoded protein is MDAKKKITAPLICAVSIAAIGSLQFGYNTGVINAPEKIIRRFFNRTLSERSGVAVSSELLTSLWSLSVAIFSVGGMIGSFSVSLFVNRFGRRNSMLLVNILAFAGGILMAFSKIAKSVEMLIIGRFIIGLFCGLCTGFVPMYISEVSPTSLRGAFGTLNQLGIVVGILVAQIFGLEEIMGTEALWPLLLGFTILPAILQCVALLFCPESPRFLLINKMQEEKAQAVLQKLRGTQDVSQDILEMKEESAKMSQEKKATVPELFRSPNYRQAIIIAIMLQLSQQLSGINAVFYYSTGIFERAGITQPVYATIGAGVVNTVFTVVSLFLVERAGRRTLHLVGLGGMAVCAILMTVALALKDIVKWIRYISIVATFGFVALFEIGPGPIPWFIVAELFSQGPRPAAMAVAGCSNWTSNFLVGMLFPYAEKLCGSYVFLIFLVFLVIFFVFTFFKVPETKGRTFEDISRGFEGRAEASPTSPVEKNPMVELNSIPDKEVA